The Anabaena sp. WA102 genome contains a region encoding:
- a CDS encoding TonB-dependent receptor, whose protein sequence is MDAPVPASLNPTTTTTTENAPVPASLNPTTTTTENAPVPASLNPTTATTENAPVPASLNPTTTTTTENAPVPASLNPTTTTTENAPVPASLNPTTTTTTENTPVPASLNPTTTTTTENTPVPASLNTTTTATTENTPVPASLNTTTTTTTENAPVPASLNPNTTTTEVSQTTKVVKILTPSADEVLSSPATSVIVQFSIGSQIELRVNGELVDSSLIGRTETSPSTNLVTQTWYGVGLKEGKNTISAQLVGRVEPPEIVQVSIKGSATELKLESQASRIPADGRSTAVIQGQLLDKGGNRSEQDAVITLTPTAGKFLGADFKPDQPGFQIEAKEGIFVATLLSDTKAQTVRISATTTGLEGFTQLQFETALRPSLLTGVVDLRLGAKGTDYYSRYRDFLPTDKNNGTEVGFNSAIFATGAIGDWLFTGAYNSSRSLNEDCDCNTNLFASGSSSNQNYPAYGDSSRSEIVTPSISSVFARLERSSKVPGANPDYLMWGDYNTEELARPSQQFTSTSRQLNGFKTNYNLGNLAVTGFYSQYVKGFQRDTIAPDGTSGYYFLSRRILVGGSENVYLELEELNRPGTVVKRQKLERGTDYDFDYDRGTVLFKQPILRTSVDEYGQILVRKIIVSYEYDAKNSDGDIYAGRLQYNLSGDSQQQSWLGTTFLQENQGLRDFQVYGADTQISLPNAGKITAEYAHSRNTSEVLGKVRGQAYRLEVAGQLFSSLKGRSYYSSVDTGFANNATTSFVPGQTRYGVQMTGRITTSTNLRWQYDHEDNFGIAPVARNTFEELFSPQTQATPGTPVDNSLTTINAGVQQRFGQTNLDVDWIYRQREDRMSVGAPSSSSQQLRSRLTVPIAKSLTFQAQNELSLSKQQDSVYPARTTFGLNWAAIPGVNVSLTHQLFNSGQSNGNSVTGLNVNGEQKLGQDTSLTGRYSIIGSANERTTQGAVGLKNRLTIAPGLKLSVAYEHVFGSFFSKNTTGQQFSQPFAFGQAGSAISFNSGDSYSVGLEYTDNPNFQASTKYEYRNSAGGTNTVISGSITGKISPSLTALARYQQASSANQTLSLGDTINVKMGLAYRDINSDKFNALFRYEYRQNPATIPDTILIGSGTGSEDHTFAIEGIYAPNWQWEFYSKYALRNSTSYLASDLVGTSSVNLSQLRATYRLGYSMDLVGETRLITQGNYTETGFVLETGYYLNPNLRLAAGYAFGKVDDRDFSGTRSAGGAYLGLTLKLNELFEGFGQQKVAPKPQQESAIKANKAGNTGI, encoded by the coding sequence ATAGATGCTCCTGTTCCAGCGTCTTTAAATCCAACTACTACCACAACTACAGAAAATGCTCCTGTTCCAGCGTCTTTAAATCCAACTACCACAACTACAGAAAATGCTCCTGTTCCAGCGTCTTTAAATCCAACTACCGCAACTACAGAAAATGCTCCTGTTCCAGCGTCTTTAAATCCAACTACTACCACAACTACAGAAAATGCTCCTGTTCCAGCGTCTTTAAATCCAACTACCACAACTACAGAAAATGCTCCTGTCCCAGCGTCTTTAAATCCAACTACTACCACAACTACAGAAAATACTCCTGTCCCAGCGTCTTTAAATCCAACTACTACCACAACTACAGAAAATACTCCTGTCCCAGCGTCTTTAAATACAACTACTACCGCAACTACAGAAAATACTCCTGTCCCAGCGTCTTTAAATACAACTACTACCACAACTACAGAAAATGCTCCTGTCCCAGCGTCTTTAAATCCAAATACCACAACTACAGAAGTTTCCCAAACAACCAAAGTTGTGAAAATTCTCACTCCTAGTGCTGATGAGGTTTTAAGTAGTCCTGCTACTTCCGTCATTGTCCAGTTTAGTATTGGTAGTCAGATAGAATTACGAGTTAATGGGGAGTTAGTTGATTCCTCCTTAATTGGACGGACAGAAACAAGTCCTAGTACCAATTTAGTAACGCAAACATGGTATGGTGTGGGTTTAAAAGAAGGTAAAAATACCATTTCTGCTCAGTTAGTGGGAAGAGTAGAGCCACCAGAAATAGTCCAGGTTTCTATTAAAGGTTCAGCAACGGAATTAAAATTAGAAAGTCAAGCTAGTCGGATTCCAGCTGACGGACGTTCTACTGCGGTAATTCAGGGACAACTGTTAGATAAAGGTGGTAATCGTTCCGAGCAGGATGCTGTTATTACATTAACACCCACAGCCGGAAAGTTTCTTGGTGCAGACTTCAAACCAGACCAACCAGGATTTCAGATAGAAGCGAAAGAAGGGATATTTGTAGCTACCTTACTTTCGGATACTAAGGCACAAACAGTGCGAATTAGTGCTACAACCACTGGGCTAGAAGGCTTTACCCAGCTACAGTTTGAAACTGCACTACGTCCGAGTTTGCTAACTGGGGTAGTAGATCTACGACTGGGGGCAAAAGGTACAGATTATTACAGCCGATATCGTGATTTTCTGCCAACTGATAAGAATAATGGCACAGAAGTCGGATTTAATTCGGCCATATTTGCCACTGGTGCTATTGGAGATTGGTTGTTTACTGGTGCATACAATAGTTCTCGCAGTTTGAATGAAGATTGCGACTGTAATACTAATTTATTTGCGTCTGGCTCTTCTAGTAATCAAAATTATCCTGCTTATGGTGATAGTTCTAGGTCTGAGATTGTTACTCCTTCTATTAGTAGTGTATTTGCCCGCTTAGAGAGATCCTCAAAAGTTCCTGGTGCTAACCCGGATTATTTGATGTGGGGTGACTATAATACGGAGGAGTTAGCACGACCATCACAGCAGTTTACATCTACCAGTCGTCAATTAAACGGGTTTAAAACTAATTATAATTTAGGAAACCTGGCTGTTACAGGTTTTTATAGTCAATATGTGAAAGGCTTCCAACGGGATACTATTGCTCCTGACGGAACTAGTGGTTATTATTTTCTCTCCCGACGCATATTGGTGGGAGGTAGTGAAAACGTATATTTAGAATTAGAAGAACTCAATCGTCCGGGGACAGTGGTTAAACGGCAAAAACTTGAGCGGGGAACAGACTACGATTTTGATTATGATCGTGGGACTGTGTTGTTTAAACAGCCGATTCTGAGAACTTCTGTGGATGAGTATGGACAGATATTAGTCCGCAAAATTATAGTTAGCTATGAATATGATGCGAAAAATTCCGATGGTGATATTTATGCAGGTCGTCTGCAATATAACTTAAGTGGAGATTCTCAACAACAAAGTTGGTTAGGAACAACTTTCCTACAAGAAAATCAGGGACTCCGGGATTTTCAAGTCTATGGTGCAGATACCCAAATTTCTTTACCTAATGCGGGTAAAATCACTGCTGAATATGCCCATTCCCGCAATACTTCGGAAGTATTGGGTAAGGTACGTGGCCAAGCTTATCGCTTAGAAGTGGCAGGGCAACTTTTCTCCAGTTTGAAAGGACGCAGTTATTACTCTTCTGTAGATACAGGATTTGCTAATAATGCTACAACTAGTTTTGTTCCTGGGCAAACTCGTTATGGCGTGCAAATGACAGGTAGAATAACGACAAGTACAAATTTGCGGTGGCAATATGACCATGAAGATAACTTTGGTATTGCTCCTGTAGCCCGGAATACCTTTGAAGAGCTATTTAGTCCTCAAACCCAAGCCACGCCCGGAACTCCCGTTGATAACTCTCTGACGACCATTAATGCGGGTGTGCAACAACGGTTTGGTCAGACTAATTTGGATGTAGATTGGATTTATCGCCAGCGTGAAGATAGGATGTCTGTTGGTGCGCCTAGTAGCAGTTCTCAACAATTGCGATCGCGTTTAACTGTCCCCATTGCTAAAAGTCTTACATTCCAAGCCCAAAATGAACTGAGTCTCTCAAAGCAACAGGACAGCGTTTACCCCGCTCGTACCACCTTTGGCCTCAATTGGGCAGCCATTCCCGGTGTCAACGTTAGTTTAACTCATCAACTGTTTAATAGTGGTCAATCTAACGGTAATTCTGTCACCGGTTTAAATGTCAATGGTGAACAAAAACTCGGTCAAGATACCTCCTTAACCGGACGATATTCCATTATTGGTAGTGCTAATGAAAGGACTACACAGGGTGCAGTTGGTCTAAAAAATCGCTTAACTATTGCACCGGGCTTAAAATTAAGTGTGGCTTACGAACACGTATTTGGCAGCTTCTTTAGCAAGAATACCACTGGTCAACAATTTTCTCAACCCTTTGCCTTTGGTCAAGCAGGTTCGGCGATTAGTTTTAATAGTGGTGATAGCTACAGCGTGGGTTTAGAATATACAGATAATCCTAATTTTCAAGCCAGCACTAAATATGAATATCGCAATTCTGCTGGCGGCACAAATACAGTAATTTCCGGTAGTATCACTGGTAAAATTTCCCCCTCACTCACAGCCTTGGCCCGTTACCAACAAGCTAGTTCTGCTAATCAAACCTTGAGTTTAGGAGATACCATTAATGTCAAAATGGGTTTAGCTTATCGTGATATTAATAGTGATAAATTTAATGCCCTATTTCGCTATGAATACCGTCAAAATCCCGCCACTATTCCTGACACAATCCTAATAGGAAGTGGCACAGGTTCGGAAGATCATACTTTCGCTATAGAGGGTATTTATGCTCCTAATTGGCAATGGGAATTTTATAGCAAATATGCTTTACGCAATAGTACGTCCTATTTAGCTAGTGATTTAGTAGGGACCAGTTCAGTAAATTTATCTCAACTCCGGGCTACCTATCGTTTAGGGTATAGTATGGATCTGGTGGGGGAAACTAGGTTAATTACTCAAGGCAATTATACAGAGACGGGTTTTGTTTTAGAAACTGGCTATTATCTTAATCCTAATTTACGTCTGGCTGCTGGTTATGCCTTTGGTAAAGTTGACGACCGAGACTTTTCAGGAACTCGTTCCGCTGGTGGTGCATATTTAGGTTTAACCCTGAAACTTAATGAACTATTTGAAGGTTTCGGACAACAAAAGGTTGCGCCAAAACCACAACAGGAATCTGCGATTAAAGCAAATAAAGCAGGGAATACAGGAATATGA